One genomic segment of bacterium includes these proteins:
- a CDS encoding porphobilinogen synthase: AYLDVIRAVKELTNLPLATYNVSGEYSAVKAAAERGWLDEARIVRENLLAMARAGADQIITYHAREALAGKWL; the protein is encoded by the coding sequence GCCTATCTGGACGTGATTCGCGCGGTGAAGGAGCTGACGAACCTCCCGCTCGCGACCTACAACGTTTCGGGCGAGTACTCCGCGGTCAAGGCCGCGGCGGAGCGCGGCTGGCTCGACGAGGCCCGCATCGTGCGCGAGAACCTGCTGGCGATGGCCCGCGCCGGCGCCGACCAGATCATCACCTACCACGCCCGCGAGGCGCTGGCGGGGAAGTGGCTGTGA